One Cucurbita pepo subsp. pepo cultivar mu-cu-16 chromosome LG11, ASM280686v2, whole genome shotgun sequence DNA window includes the following coding sequences:
- the LOC111805925 gene encoding GATA transcription factor 12-like produces MEPPEFFHLKAYSSDHHHHHHHTAAAEHDLFFVENLLDFSNHADADDHHADAGLLSDNSNNNHHNTNTPSCFHDNGNSAQLTSFLDHVNLPDAHFSAELAIPYDELLELEWLSNFVEECEYIQNLELITGVKVKPHEPTAVSTRNAAAIFNPDVVSVPAKARSKRSRAVVSNWNNSLLLPLSPTTSSSESEINADPPQLVKKAPPKAVVTAKKKDSSEGGVSPAGEERRCMHCATDKTPQWRTGPMGPKTLCNACGVRYKSGRLVPEYRPAASPTFVLTKHSNSHRKVMELRRQKEIIRGQQPQPLVLDHHRDLIFDASSCDNYLIYQHVGPDLRQLRCSRFP; encoded by the exons ATGGAACCCCCTGAATTTTTCCACCTTAAAGCCTACTCCTCcgaccaccaccaccaccaccaccacacCGCTGCCGCTGAACACGACCTCTTCTTCGTTGAGAACCTCCTCGATTTCTCCAACCACGCCGACGCCGACGACCACCACGCCGACGCCGGGTTATTATCCGacaatagtaataataatcatCATAATACTAATACTCCCAGCTGCTTCCACGATAATGGGAACTCCGCCCAACTAACTTCCTTTCTGGACCACGTTAACTTACCCGACGCCCATTTCTCCGCCGAACTCGCTATTCCG TATGATGAATTACTTGAATTGGAATGGCTTTCGAATTTCGTAGAGGAATGCGAGTACATCCAAAATTTGGAATTAATCACCGGAGTCAAAGTCAAACCCCACGAACCCACCGCCGTGTCCACCCGAAACGCCGCCGCTATCTTCAACCCGGATGTTGTTTCCGTTCCGGCGAAGGCTCGTAGCAAACGTTCACGCGCCGTCGTATCCAATTGGAACAACTCactccttcttcctctttctccgACCACCTCCTCGTCTGAATCCGAAATTAACGCTGACCCACCGCAATTGGTCAAAAAAGCGCCGCCCAAGGCGGTGGTGACAGCCAAGAAGAAGGATAGTTCGGAAGGTGGAGTGTCTCCTGCCGGAGAGGAGCGTAGGTGCATGCATTGCGCCACCGACAAGACGCCGCAATGGCGGACTGGCCCAATGGGCCCAAAAACGCTATGTAATGCTTGTGGGGTTCGGTATAAATCCGGCCGCTTGGTGCCGGAGTACCGCCCTGCTGCTAGTCCTACCTTTGTGCTCACGAAACACTCCAATTCCCACCGGAAAGTTATGGAGCTGCGTCGGCAGAAGGAGATTATTAGAGGCCAACAACCGCAGCCATTGGTTTTGGATCATCACCGCGACCTCATCTTTGATGCTTCCAGCTGTGATAATTATCTTATCTATCAACATGTAGGCCCCGATTTACGTCAGCTACGCTGCAGCCGTTTTCCGTAG